In Leptospira venezuelensis, the DNA window AAGAATTAGTAACCACTATCACCTCAGCCCTTAAATAAATAGGGGGGCATAATGAGCCTTCGAACGCGCTTCTCTCTTTACTGCGCTATTGTTCTATTTGCATTCTCAGTCCTGCTAACTCTATTAGTGGCCATATCTGCATTCTATGACTCCAAAGTTGCTTCACAAGAGGCAGCCTTTGCAAAGGCAGAAGGAGCTTCTTTCGAAGTTCGTAAAATTTTTTCAGAAGCAATTTCCAAAGTGGGAGAAGCTAAAACTCGCTGGGAACTTACTCGTCCTTCTCGAGATTCCGTTGAAAAAGATCTAGTGGATCTTTTTCAGCATGATAAAAGATTTTTAGGAGCCGGCGCTGTTTTCGAGCCAAATCTTTTTGATGGAAGAGATTTTTCCTTTATAGGTCGTAAAGGTTCTAATTCAAAAGGTAGATTTGTTCCATACTTTCACAGAAGTGTTAAAAATCCAGATGAGATCAGTCTAGAAGAAAGTGTTTATTATGATAATACTGATGAAAGCGGTAACTATTACCAAATCCCCAAGGCAACATTAAGTGACTTTGTAGGAGAGCCTTATTTCTATCCGTTAGAGGGAGTGAATATTTTTATGATCTCCTTGATCCGGCCTATTACTCGCCAAGGACGATTTATAGGAATAGTAGGCTTGGATCTGAAACTTTCGGATTTAGAAGAAGAATTGTTTTCTAAGAGGCCGTTTGGAGACGGACATTTGGCATTGATCTCTCCAGGTGGGAAATATGCAGTTCACGGCGCGAAAGGAATTTTACAAGGAAAGAATGCCGGAACTGCTGAAGTAAAAGATTCAGTTCAGAAATCCTTAGCTTCCGGACAATCTTTTGCTTATCCAGTAGAAGGTGGGAACTCCTACATATTTCCATTTAGTATGGGGACTTATGGAAAAAACTGGGCCATAGAAGTATATGTTCCTGATTCAGTTCTTTGGAACGATCTAGGTCCGATCATTCTAAGATGTTTACTCATTACATTTGCGCTTTTGCCAATCTGTTTATATTTTCTAGATAGATTCTTTTGCAAATTTGTCTCGGAAGGCTTATCGGAAGCGACTACGTTTGCAGATTCTTTAGGGGCCGGGAACTATTCTGTTCAGATCCCGACTCGGAAATTCCAAGATGAGATCCATCATCTTTTTGTAACATTAGGAAATATGAAGGAAAAGTTGCTGGCTGCGATCGATCAGCAGATCCGATCCGAAAAGATTCTCAGAGAATCAGCGGAAATCTATTCGCGAAATGAGATTATTCGTCTTCAAAAAGAAGAATTGGAAGTCGCCTTGGGTGAATTAAAGACCGCTCAGGAAACTTTACTTAGAAATGAACGATTAGCCGCGATAGGCAGGATTTCGGGAGCAGTTAGTCATCAGATCAATAATCCGCTGGGAGCAATCGGAGCTTCTAGAGAGAACATTTCGTTTTATGTGAAGAGGATTACGATACTTCTTCCTTTTCTTTTCGAATATCTAAGCAAGGCAGATGAATCGGAAAGAGAATTTTTTTATACAACATTAAATAGAACATTAGAAAATCATAAAGAACAGATTGGAAAAAAATTCAGAGAAACCCGGCATTCTATAGAAGCATTCTTAAAACAGGAACAAATAGAAGAAGCAGGCGATAAAGCTGCCGTGGTAGCTGAGTTGGGGTTTGCCGATTGTCCAGAATTCATTCTTCAGCTATGTAGATGTTCTGAGTGGGATCGAATTACGGAGTTTTTGATGGCAGTTAGAGGCCTTGAAATTTCGGAAGAAGTTATCCATAGGTCTACTGATCGAATGTACAAAATAGTGTCTGCTTTAGAAACCTATTCGGGGATCGCAAAAGAAGATAAAGAAAGATGGGTCAAAGTCTCCGACACAATGGAAGTTGTGCTTGGAGTATATGAAGGAGCGGGCGGAAATAGGGTCACAGTCGAAAGAAATTATATCTCTGAAGCGACCCTAAGATGTATACCTGAAGATTTAGTTCGACTTTGGACACAGATTGTGGATAACGCGTACCAAGCTATGTCCGGAGAAGGCAAACTTAAGGTAAGTATTTATGATTCAGAATCTAAGATTATCTGCGAAGTGGAAGACAGTGGTTCTGGTATTCCCAAAAACATCAGAGAGCAAGTGGGAGAAGTTTTATCTTCTGGAAAATCGGAAGGGGAAGGCGCGGGTATAGGGCTCGCAGTTGCCGCTTCCATTTCTAAAAAATACGGGGGCAGTTGGAATTGGGAAAGTGAACCCGGCTGCACTATCTTTCGCTTTTCTTTTCCAAAATCAGAATAAAATATAAACTCGGGCTTTTACAATGAGTATCAGATACAGAATTTCACTCTACTTAGCGATTGTACTTTTAACCGGTTCTTTTGTTCTGGCGGGTATCAATTCATTTTCATCCTACTTTAGTTTAAAATCTCAGGTGGATTCCGGATCCACCATGGCAGGTAAACGTTATCAATATGAGATTTCTAATTTTCTAAATTCTGTTTTAGGATCTCTTAGAGGGTTTCAGTTTATGCTGGAAACTTCTCATCCTACTCGAGGAGATATGATAGCTTCTCTTAAGAAGTTAGCCGAAACCGATGTTCATTTTTTCGGGACTTGGGTATTGTACGAACCCAATGCTTTCGATGGTCAAGATGCAAGATATAAGAATACTCCATATCATGACGCTACGGGTAGGTTTATTCCATATTGGAATAGGTCCACAGGAGACCTGAAGATCACTTTTGCTGAATCTTATGATGTGGATGATACGATTAGTTTTTACTATCGTATTCCTAAAAAAACACAAAAGGATTTTATCTCGGATCCTTATGTATACTCCGTGAGCGGAAAAGATGTGCTCATGGTTTCGATGGTTAAACCAATTTTGCGAGGTGGAAAGTTCGTTGGAACGGTTGGAACAGATATCGCAATGGCAAATCTCCAAGAACTCTTAGGTCCAATTCGACCATTTAGAGGAGAAGGTTACCTTGCCTTGGTTTCACCTGACGGGCTTTATGCGGCAAATGGAGGAGATCCTTCTTTAGTGGGTAAGGCAATTCCTGAGGAAAACATTCGTGATCAAGTAAAGGAACTTAGCCTGAAAGGAGAAGATTTTCAGATCAAAGGCTCCGGCAACACTAGATACTTTTTCCCGTTTTTATTAGGAAATTATGATAAACCATGGGCAGTAGAAGTGTCTATTCCAGATTCAATCTTCTGGTCGGATATGAGAGGAGTGATCTTACAGACTATTTTATCTTCTCTTGTGATCATGGTTGTGATCCTGATCATTCTAAACTTGATCTTCAATAAACTTATAACAACAGGCTTATTGGAAGCGATTGGTTTTTCTGAGAAGATTGCGGATGGAGATCTAACTTCTCATATAGAAATAGCAAGAGAAGATGAGATAGGCAAACTACTCAAGTCCATGGATATGATGAAAGTGAATCTTTCTAAGATCATCTTGGATATTAAAACATCTTCCACAAAATTGAATAGTACTTCTGATCAAATGGCGGAGTCGAGTCGTAACTTCTCGGATGTGGCTCAGGCTCAAGCATCAGCAGCGGAAGAATCATCGGCTGCAGTTGAAGAACTTGCCGCTTCAGCGGAGAATGTTCGAAGGTCTATGGAAAAAGCTATAGATAATATGAAGGAGATAGATACAAACGTAGTTCTACTCCGTGAGCAGATAGGTACAATTAATAATGAAATGCAAACCTTATCGCAGGTAGCATCTGAATCCCAGGAACGTGCTGTGACTGGTGAGAATGCAATGGGTGCAACGAACCAAGCAATGGATGAGATTGGAGAAAGTGCG includes these proteins:
- a CDS encoding ATP-binding protein, producing MSLRTRFSLYCAIVLFAFSVLLTLLVAISAFYDSKVASQEAAFAKAEGASFEVRKIFSEAISKVGEAKTRWELTRPSRDSVEKDLVDLFQHDKRFLGAGAVFEPNLFDGRDFSFIGRKGSNSKGRFVPYFHRSVKNPDEISLEESVYYDNTDESGNYYQIPKATLSDFVGEPYFYPLEGVNIFMISLIRPITRQGRFIGIVGLDLKLSDLEEELFSKRPFGDGHLALISPGGKYAVHGAKGILQGKNAGTAEVKDSVQKSLASGQSFAYPVEGGNSYIFPFSMGTYGKNWAIEVYVPDSVLWNDLGPIILRCLLITFALLPICLYFLDRFFCKFVSEGLSEATTFADSLGAGNYSVQIPTRKFQDEIHHLFVTLGNMKEKLLAAIDQQIRSEKILRESAEIYSRNEIIRLQKEELEVALGELKTAQETLLRNERLAAIGRISGAVSHQINNPLGAIGASRENISFYVKRITILLPFLFEYLSKADESEREFFYTTLNRTLENHKEQIGKKFRETRHSIEAFLKQEQIEEAGDKAAVVAELGFADCPEFILQLCRCSEWDRITEFLMAVRGLEISEEVIHRSTDRMYKIVSALETYSGIAKEDKERWVKVSDTMEVVLGVYEGAGGNRVTVERNYISEATLRCIPEDLVRLWTQIVDNAYQAMSGEGKLKVSIYDSESKIICEVEDSGSGIPKNIREQVGEVLSSGKSEGEGAGIGLAVAASISKKYGGSWNWESEPGCTIFRFSFPKSE
- a CDS encoding methyl-accepting chemotaxis protein; translated protein: MSIRYRISLYLAIVLLTGSFVLAGINSFSSYFSLKSQVDSGSTMAGKRYQYEISNFLNSVLGSLRGFQFMLETSHPTRGDMIASLKKLAETDVHFFGTWVLYEPNAFDGQDARYKNTPYHDATGRFIPYWNRSTGDLKITFAESYDVDDTISFYYRIPKKTQKDFISDPYVYSVSGKDVLMVSMVKPILRGGKFVGTVGTDIAMANLQELLGPIRPFRGEGYLALVSPDGLYAANGGDPSLVGKAIPEENIRDQVKELSLKGEDFQIKGSGNTRYFFPFLLGNYDKPWAVEVSIPDSIFWSDMRGVILQTILSSLVIMVVILIILNLIFNKLITTGLLEAIGFSEKIADGDLTSHIEIAREDEIGKLLKSMDMMKVNLSKIILDIKTSSTKLNSTSDQMAESSRNFSDVAQAQASAAEESSAAVEELAASAENVRRSMEKAIDNMKEIDTNVVLLREQIGTINNEMQTLSQVASESQERAVTGENAMGATNQAMDEIGESASRINEILSIITEISEKTNLLALNAAIEAARAGEAGKGFAVVAEEISKLASQTSSSVQEIGELVDSTNNAVHNGNTKVKEASDILRKLRTSVDSFGLSAKKVLESVRTQEKNTQDIHQSANFLMSFSLQIEEAVQEQKRATDEITKTIVSISEGTQEVASGADDLTSYSGEMHQQSEGLLKSVDKFKL